In the genome of Chryseobacterium oryzae, one region contains:
- a CDS encoding SusC/RagA family TonB-linked outer membrane protein — protein sequence MKKSYSNIGSMSLVFMLTIVCGAARAQTKTISGKVTAENLPLSGVIVSQQGSDESSVTNESGVYHLSISGDNPLLVFRHSDYAEQVVAVDKRSVVDVVFNQKVKGIEEVVLNAGYYKVKERERTGSIAKIGSTDIENQPVTNVLAAAQGRMPGVSITQNSGTAGGGFDIQIRGRNSLRTRSNSEIDGNQPLYIVDGVPVGGGVNSRYGGTVLALANVNPLNSINPNDIESFEILKDADATAIYGSRGANGVVLITTKKARKGNLRLTLNSSYGLSRAVSGLEMMNTEQYIEMRKQAFANDNISVYPANAYDVNGTWDQNRFTDWRKELIGRYATLSNSQLSLSGGSDTTSFLVSLGHNEQTTVFGEDFKYRTNTVSANIAHQSQDRKFSLNMSNMFSALDNNVLTSDITNTSYLLPPNAPSLYDSYGNLNWENNTFNNPLATYRNTYTNDQLQFLNNITTEYEVVKNLKLRLNGGLTYQTFEEWSLRPHTANNPSSGMTSGQSAASKSNQNRLSMVVEPQINYSFKTGKHSVDVLFGGTYQRDTNTNAAIQGFGFESNVFINNIGAAQTKVVSDDVKTEYRYAALFGRVNYQYDGKYILNFTGRRDGSSRFGPNNKFATFGAVGAAWLFSKEAFLKDSSWLSFGKLRGSYGSSGSDNIGENQYLNTFVTSTLIYNGVVGLIPSRLYNPDFSWEKTLKFETALELGLFKNRFNVTAAYYDNRSSSQLLGYQLSAVTGFTSVLANLGATVQNKGWEFELKGDLVRGSADSFSWDAGFNISFPRNKLLSFPGLEGSSYANTYVVGQPVNIIKLYQLNGINPSTGQYAFTDFNGDGKIASPDDRQVIRNLGQKFYGGLTNDFKYGNWNLSVLLQFVKQESRNYNSLMASPGLMNNLPVEALNVWSPENPNGFYMPYHVAPTASHQLFQVSDATVSDASFVRLKNVQLAYSIPLQGKVFREVKLYFQGQNLYTWTKYFGVDPEFSSVGFLPPLRTYSFGATLSL from the coding sequence ATGAAAAAATCCTATTCTAACATAGGAAGCATGAGTCTTGTCTTTATGTTGACCATTGTTTGTGGTGCGGCTAGGGCTCAGACTAAGACTATTAGCGGTAAAGTTACCGCAGAGAATTTACCTTTATCCGGTGTTATTGTTTCACAGCAGGGCAGTGATGAGAGTTCGGTTACTAATGAAAGCGGTGTTTACCATCTTAGTATTTCAGGAGATAATCCTCTTCTTGTTTTTAGGCATTCTGATTATGCAGAGCAAGTTGTTGCTGTTGATAAACGGAGTGTAGTAGATGTTGTCTTTAATCAGAAAGTGAAAGGCATTGAGGAAGTTGTTCTTAATGCTGGTTATTATAAGGTTAAGGAGAGGGAGAGAACGGGAAGTATTGCAAAGATTGGTTCGACGGATATTGAGAATCAGCCTGTGACGAATGTTCTTGCGGCTGCGCAAGGTAGAATGCCTGGGGTTTCGATTACTCAGAATTCAGGGACTGCGGGAGGTGGATTTGATATTCAGATCAGGGGCAGGAATTCATTGCGTACTCGATCTAATTCGGAGATTGATGGTAATCAGCCGTTATATATTGTGGATGGTGTGCCTGTAGGAGGTGGCGTGAATTCACGGTATGGTGGAACGGTGCTGGCATTGGCGAATGTGAATCCTCTGAACAGTATTAATCCGAATGATATAGAGAGTTTTGAGATTCTGAAGGATGCGGATGCTACGGCTATTTATGGATCACGTGGTGCGAATGGGGTGGTGTTGATTACGACTAAGAAAGCGAGGAAAGGGAATCTCAGGCTGACATTGAATTCTTCGTATGGTTTGAGCCGTGCGGTATCGGGATTGGAGATGATGAATACGGAGCAGTATATTGAGATGCGTAAACAGGCTTTTGCCAATGATAATATCTCTGTTTATCCTGCCAATGCGTATGATGTGAACGGGACTTGGGATCAGAATCGTTTTACAGATTGGAGAAAGGAATTGATTGGCAGATATGCCACGCTTTCGAATTCTCAGCTTTCTTTGAGTGGTGGGAGTGATACGACTTCGTTTTTGGTGAGCCTGGGTCATAATGAACAGACAACGGTGTTTGGTGAGGATTTTAAGTACAGGACGAATACTGTTTCTGCAAATATAGCACATCAATCTCAGGACAGGAAGTTCAGCCTGAATATGTCGAACATGTTTTCTGCATTGGATAATAATGTGCTGACTTCGGACATTACCAATACGTCGTATCTGCTTCCTCCGAATGCACCGTCATTGTATGATTCTTATGGGAATCTGAATTGGGAGAATAATACATTCAATAATCCTTTGGCAACTTACCGGAATACTTATACTAATGACCAGCTTCAGTTTTTGAATAATATTACCACGGAATATGAGGTGGTGAAGAATCTGAAGCTAAGGTTGAATGGAGGATTGACTTATCAGACTTTTGAGGAATGGTCGCTGCGTCCGCATACGGCTAATAATCCTTCATCGGGGATGACATCAGGTCAGTCTGCGGCTTCAAAGAGCAATCAGAACCGTTTGTCGATGGTGGTAGAACCGCAGATTAATTATTCTTTTAAGACAGGGAAGCATTCGGTTGATGTTCTTTTTGGTGGGACGTATCAGAGGGATACGAATACGAATGCCGCGATTCAGGGGTTTGGTTTTGAGAGCAATGTGTTTATTAATAATATTGGTGCTGCTCAGACGAAGGTGGTGTCTGATGATGTGAAGACTGAATACCGCTATGCTGCTTTGTTCGGTAGGGTTAATTATCAATATGACGGTAAGTACATTTTGAACTTCACAGGGCGTAGGGATGGAAGCAGCAGGTTTGGACCTAACAATAAGTTTGCAACATTTGGTGCTGTGGGAGCTGCGTGGCTGTTTTCGAAGGAGGCGTTTTTGAAAGACAGTTCGTGGTTGAGTTTTGGAAAGCTTAGGGGGAGTTATGGTTCTTCTGGGAGTGATAATATAGGGGAGAACCAATACCTCAACACATTTGTGACCTCAACATTGATTTATAATGGTGTGGTGGGGCTGATTCCGTCGAGGTTGTATAATCCTGATTTTAGTTGGGAGAAGACTTTGAAGTTTGAGACTGCACTTGAACTTGGTTTGTTTAAAAACCGGTTTAATGTGACGGCTGCGTATTATGACAACAGGTCTTCCAGCCAGCTGTTGGGTTATCAACTTTCGGCAGTGACCGGGTTTACTTCTGTGTTGGCGAATCTCGGGGCAACGGTTCAGAATAAGGGCTGGGAATTTGAATTGAAGGGTGATTTGGTGAGGGGTTCTGCTGATTCGTTTTCGTGGGATGCCGGATTCAATATCAGTTTTCCGAGAAATAAACTGTTGTCTTTTCCTGGGCTGGAAGGGTCTTCTTATGCCAACACGTATGTGGTGGGGCAGCCTGTGAACATTATTAAGTTGTATCAGCTTAATGGTATTAATCCTTCTACAGGGCAGTATGCGTTTACGGATTTTAATGGTGACGGTAAGATTGCGTCGCCTGATGACCGTCAGGTGATCAGGAACCTGGGACAGAAGTTTTACGGGGGTCTGACGAATGATTTTAAGTATGGTAATTGGAATTTATCTGTGCTGTTGCAGTTTGTGAAGCAGGAGAGTAGGAACTACAATAGTCTGATGGCTTCGCCGGGACTGATGAATAATCTTCCTGTGGAAGCGCTGAATGTATGGTCACCTGAAAATCCAAATGGTTTTTATATGCCGTATCACGTGGCACCTACGGCTTCGCATCAGCTGTTTCAGGTGAGTGATGCGACGGTGTCTGATGCTTCTTTTGTCAGGCTGAAGAATGTTCAGCTGGCTTATAGCATTCCTCTTCAGGGGAAGGTGTTCCGGGAAGTGAAGCTTTATTTTCAGGGACAGAACCTGTATACGTGGACGAAATACTTCGGGGTTGATCCTGAGTTTAGTTCGGTGGGCTTTCTGCCGCCTTTGAGGACGTATTCTTTCGGTGCAACATTGTCACTGTAA
- a CDS encoding XRE family transcriptional regulator, with amino-acid sequence MSEFKTDEIKKLVAEKIKEIKGDTPYSKIADRCNITTARISDVSNNKIDCQLSTFIEIATGLRIHPKELFDIIFDFKEYYSELDK; translated from the coding sequence ATGAGTGAATTTAAAACTGATGAAATCAAAAAATTAGTTGCTGAAAAAATTAAAGAAATTAAAGGTGATACACCTTATTCTAAAATCGCAGATAGGTGTAATATTACTACTGCAAGAATTAGTGATGTATCAAATAATAAGATAGATTGTCAATTAAGTACCTTTATTGAAATAGCAACCGGTTTGCGTATTCATCCTAAAGAGCTATTCGACATAATTTTTGATTTTAAAGAATATTATTCAGAATTAGATAAGTAA
- a CDS encoding ABC-three component system protein, with the protein MIRANYYSVIEEKLNLLSVRITSRGKLNILDLHLHSESFYHYFLNELYSWNVQNENEFKPNIEAIDLIDRTNFYVIQVSATNSKQKIESSLKKDLIKSYTKYTFKFVSIASDASELRSKTYDNPHRISFSPVHDIIDKNSILTTIKGLGPDDLKRVYNFIKKELGSEIDPIKLETNLATIINILSKEDWNTGDDTPEKVKFEIERKITHNKLKAAKLIIEDYSIHHNRLDKIYSEFDKQGSNKSKTVLSTIRQEYAKLSVNLTDDQLFFTIIEKVQEKILGSANYQDIPFDELELCVNILVVDAFIRCKIFENPENYNYATT; encoded by the coding sequence ATGATTAGAGCTAATTACTATTCGGTAATCGAAGAAAAACTAAATCTACTATCCGTTCGAATTACTTCAAGGGGTAAATTAAATATTTTAGATCTTCATTTACACTCCGAAAGTTTTTATCATTACTTTTTAAATGAATTGTATTCATGGAATGTTCAGAACGAGAATGAATTCAAACCTAATATTGAGGCGATTGACCTGATTGACCGTACTAATTTTTATGTTATTCAGGTTTCTGCTACCAATTCAAAACAAAAAATTGAATCATCACTAAAAAAAGATTTGATTAAAAGTTATACTAAATACACTTTTAAATTCGTATCTATTGCTAGTGACGCAAGTGAACTTCGTTCAAAAACGTATGACAATCCTCACAGAATTTCATTTAGCCCAGTTCATGATATCATTGATAAAAATTCAATATTAACAACCATTAAAGGATTAGGACCAGATGATTTAAAAAGAGTATATAATTTTATAAAAAAAGAATTAGGTTCGGAAATTGATCCTATCAAATTAGAAACGAATTTAGCAACGATTATAAATATACTTTCCAAAGAAGATTGGAATACAGGAGATGATACTCCTGAAAAAGTGAAGTTTGAAATTGAAAGAAAAATTACACATAATAAATTGAAAGCTGCAAAATTAATCATTGAAGACTATAGTATCCATCATAATAGATTGGATAAGATTTACTCAGAATTTGATAAACAAGGCAGTAATAAAAGCAAAACGGTACTATCAACAATCAGACAAGAATATGCTAAGCTATCTGTTAACCTTACTGATGATCAGCTATTTTTTACAATCATTGAAAAAGTACAAGAAAAAATTCTTGGTAGTGCTAATTATCAAGACATTCCATTTGATGAATTAGAGCTGTGTGTGAATATTTTGGTAGTTGATGCCTTTATTCGTTGTAAGATTTTTGAAAACCCAGAAAATTATAATTATGCTACTACCTGA
- a CDS encoding ABC-three component system middle component 6, with translation MLLPDNIHPENTIYYNGAFVLETIKNSSPNNLLDLYQATKSKKEMSFSIFVLCLDWLYLLNIATTNDNGEIRLCS, from the coding sequence ATGCTACTACCTGATAACATTCATCCCGAAAATACCATTTATTATAATGGTGCATTTGTCTTGGAAACAATCAAGAACAGTAGTCCAAATAATCTTTTAGATTTGTATCAAGCCACTAAATCAAAAAAAGAAATGTCATTTTCGATATTTGTTTTGTGCCTCGATTGGTTATATTTATTGAATATTGCTACAACTAACGATAACGGAGAAATAAGATTATGTTCTTAA
- a CDS encoding DUF2326 domain-containing protein, with translation MFLKQLIISTEKEIIREIPFHKGLNLIVDESNDQVTGNSVGKTTVLKLIDFCLGGKPQNIYIDPESKRQEYKLIKDFLIAQKVLITLILTKDLDVEDAEEVIIERNFLARKQIVRRINGEQYTEDEFDVKLSTLIFPEHYADKPSFRQIISHNIRYKDQSINNTLKTLDGYTSDAEYETLYLFLFGCDFTKGNNKQSILAKLKQEDTYKSRLEKNQTKTAYETTLSLINNDIEELNQKKSSFNINKNFEADLDRLNYLRYKKNKLSSEIGRLNIKKNLILETEEELKNNISTIDVKQLEIIYSQATNLITNIQKSFDDLVAYHNQMLIEKAKFITKELPLIDSEISRKEIELREFLLKEKELAEIISKSDSFEELENLIVELNQKYQKKGEYENIIQQLEEVEDNVKEYNRQLNEIDDELFSDEFEKVVKTQLNKFNKHFANISNKLYGEQYAIKYDIVTNKKGQRLYKFNAFNTNLSSGKKQGEISCFDLAYIMFAEEENIPSLHFILNDKKELMDDKQLVKIAEFVNNSNIQFVASILKDKLPVELNDEKYFIIKLSQSEKLFKVVETDKL, from the coding sequence ATGTTCTTAAAGCAATTAATTATCTCTACAGAAAAAGAAATCATAAGAGAAATCCCTTTTCATAAGGGATTGAATCTGATTGTAGATGAAAGTAATGATCAAGTTACAGGAAATAGTGTCGGCAAAACAACTGTTTTAAAATTAATAGATTTCTGTTTAGGTGGTAAGCCACAAAATATATACATTGACCCGGAAAGCAAACGTCAAGAATATAAGTTGATCAAAGATTTTTTGATAGCACAAAAAGTACTTATCACACTCATTCTTACCAAAGATTTAGATGTTGAAGATGCTGAGGAAGTAATAATTGAAAGAAATTTCCTTGCAAGAAAGCAAATCGTTAGAAGAATCAACGGGGAACAATATACAGAAGATGAATTTGATGTAAAATTGTCTACATTGATTTTTCCAGAGCATTATGCTGATAAGCCAAGTTTCAGACAGATTATTTCACATAACATAAGGTATAAAGATCAAAGTATTAATAATACTTTGAAAACATTGGATGGATATACTTCTGACGCCGAATATGAAACTTTATATCTATTTTTATTTGGGTGTGATTTTACCAAAGGTAACAATAAGCAAAGTATTTTAGCCAAGTTAAAACAAGAAGACACCTATAAAAGTCGCCTTGAAAAAAATCAAACCAAAACAGCATATGAAACAACTCTCTCATTAATTAACAATGATATTGAGGAATTAAATCAAAAAAAATCATCATTTAATATTAATAAAAATTTCGAAGCCGATTTAGATAGACTAAACTACTTAAGATATAAAAAAAATAAATTAAGTTCTGAGATAGGAAGATTAAATATTAAAAAGAATCTAATATTAGAAACTGAGGAGGAGTTGAAAAATAACATTTCAACTATTGATGTGAAGCAATTAGAAATCATCTACTCTCAAGCTACAAATCTAATTACAAATATTCAAAAATCATTTGATGATTTAGTGGCCTATCATAATCAGATGCTTATCGAAAAGGCAAAATTTATAACGAAAGAATTACCATTAATTGACTCCGAAATTTCTCGAAAGGAAATAGAGTTACGAGAATTTCTTTTAAAAGAAAAAGAACTTGCTGAGATTATTTCAAAAAGTGATTCTTTTGAAGAGTTGGAAAATTTAATTGTAGAGCTAAATCAAAAATATCAAAAAAAGGGGGAATATGAAAATATTATTCAACAATTGGAAGAAGTTGAAGACAATGTAAAAGAATATAACCGCCAATTGAATGAAATTGACGATGAGCTTTTTTCAGACGAATTTGAGAAAGTTGTAAAAACTCAGCTTAATAAGTTCAATAAGCATTTTGCTAATATTTCTAATAAACTTTACGGAGAGCAGTATGCAATTAAATATGATATTGTAACCAATAAGAAAGGACAGAGATTATATAAATTTAATGCATTTAACACAAATCTAAGTTCAGGTAAAAAACAAGGAGAAATTTCTTGCTTCGATCTCGCATATATAATGTTTGCCGAGGAAGAAAATATTCCATCTCTACATTTTATTTTAAATGATAAAAAAGAACTTATGGATGACAAGCAATTAGTAAAAATTGCTGAGTTCGTAAATAATAGCAACATTCAGTTCGTCGCTTCAATTCTAAAAGACAAATTACCTGTAGAGCTAAACGACGAAAAATACTTTATAATCAAACTTTCTCAATCAGAAAAATTGTTTAAAGTTGTAGAAACTGATAAATTATAG
- a CDS encoding IS3 family transposase, with product MYLTTVIDLYDRKIIGWSLSNGMSTEETSLAAWKMAIKNRKIGESLIFHSDRGVQYASRKFANTLQFYSITRSMSRKGNCWDNAVAESFFKSLKTELIYGNKLITKEKMELEIFEYIEIWYNKKRRHSALSYQTIEEFNSQNKIHQNVA from the coding sequence TTGTACCTAACAACAGTGATTGATTTGTATGATAGAAAAATCATTGGATGGAGTTTAAGCAACGGAATGAGTACTGAGGAAACAAGCCTTGCAGCTTGGAAAATGGCTATCAAAAACAGGAAAATAGGTGAAAGTCTAATTTTTCATAGCGACAGAGGCGTTCAATATGCAAGCAGAAAATTTGCAAATACTTTGCAATTTTATAGCATTACAAGAAGTATGAGCCGCAAAGGAAATTGCTGGGACAATGCAGTGGCTGAAAGCTTTTTCAAATCATTAAAAACTGAACTCATTTATGGAAACAAGCTCATCACAAAAGAAAAAATGGAGTTGGAAATATTTGAATACATTGAAATCTGGTACAACAAAAAAAGACGGCACAGCGCCCTGAGTTACCAAACTATTGAAGAGTTTAACAGTCAAAACAAAATTCATCAAAATGTAGCTTAA
- a CDS encoding DUF4391 domain-containing protein, whose amino-acid sequence MFDLPKSTVVKKVIPKNAFDAYTNSKQKKIISEKILRITWANKLSQDTINLTGKDIQEIQIFEIDLKEKLYIKDLLLIIDKAIPYQIIFQVKFNNEFYISTSAKHSHPTNDDNAVVDYTFSTDWNDENELYPYIELKNNLDWVYKKFCEQINDLFQETNSLDELIFLNREHDLITRKIAQLKTSIANCQQFNRKVELNLKLKQLEKKLLELKK is encoded by the coding sequence ATGTTTGATCTACCGAAATCTACTGTTGTTAAAAAAGTAATTCCGAAAAATGCTTTTGATGCTTACACCAACTCTAAGCAGAAAAAGATTATTAGTGAAAAGATTTTAAGAATAACCTGGGCTAACAAATTATCACAAGATACCATAAACCTCACAGGGAAAGATATACAGGAAATACAAATTTTTGAAATTGACTTAAAAGAAAAGCTTTACATTAAGGATTTACTTCTAATTATTGATAAAGCAATTCCGTATCAAATTATTTTCCAAGTTAAATTTAATAATGAATTTTATATCTCAACCTCTGCAAAACATTCCCACCCAACCAATGATGACAATGCGGTGGTTGATTATACATTTTCGACAGATTGGAATGATGAAAACGAACTATATCCTTATATTGAACTGAAAAATAATTTGGACTGGGTCTACAAAAAATTTTGTGAACAGATTAATGATTTATTTCAAGAAACAAATAGCTTAGATGAATTAATATTTCTTAATAGAGAACATGATTTAATTACAAGGAAAATTGCACAACTCAAAACTTCTATTGCCAACTGCCAACAATTTAATAGAAAAGTAGAGTTAAATCTAAAGCTGAAACAACTTGAAAAAAAATTACTAGAACTAAAGAAATAA
- a CDS encoding helicase-related protein: protein MKVIDNINHRLIDDLKENINKKGKLAIAASSFSIYAFEALRKELKGINELRFIFTSPSFLQENLKKEVPKFFIPHLFKEADLCGGEFELRLRNQLTQRAIAKECSKWVKEKVNFKSNKQTNYPMQGMIHLTDKDESSIAWSGVNSFTTADLGITPKKGFPTLIHKTEFPNSRAYLDWFNQVWEDDENLEEVTEKVQQYFEKAFKDNSPEFIYFITLYNIFNDFLDDLSIDNLPDDKVGFKDTVVWNKLFNFQKDAVIGAINKLEKYKGCILADSVGLGKTFSALGIIKYYEMRNKDVLVLCPKKLEANWNTYRHNDKTNILAKDRFNYDLLFHTDLSRDKGMSNGRNLANVNWGNYGLVVIDESHNFRNAGLTYSEKENRYQALLRKVMREGIETKVLMLSATPVNNKFNDLKNQLALAYEGNSEIIDEKLDTELGIDNIFKRTQKAFNVWTKLDLSERTTEKLLDMLDFDFFEILDSLTIARSRKHITTYYDTTDIGKFPQRNKPVSIESPLTVDHSLTYVEIAELLGQLNLSVYTPLKYILPSQVSKYAELYDKQTKGGKLTQVDREKSLKILMRINLLKRIESSIDSFRITTNGIVSQIEQTVGALSKDGLEDLISPQFDTEDENFDWEANWGDEENVFGKKVKVHLADIDRMQWKEDLEEDLSTLNELLKKVNIITPSVDYKLQKLISAIKNKVENPHNANNKKVIIFTAFADTADYLYKNLSKVFKDEFQINTTLITGSRRVTTAKTIPTELNALLTCFSPKSKGKDLIFPTIIEEIDILIATDCISEGQNLQDCDYLINYDIHWNPVRIIQRFGRIDRIGSTNETITLVNFWPDITLDNYINLKQRVEDRMLISDMASTADDNILKENQKDLEYRKIQLKKLQDEVTDLEDLREGIDITDLGLNDFRIDLSNFIKEYGELVNIPEGIHAVIRSTEILKPGVIYVLKNINESININKLNRLHPFYLVYISDEGELLFNHIDSKKILDAIRMLCKGVKEPITALCEELNKETEEYHDMSIYSELLKKSIATILETEDEKEVLSLFKSGGTNVMKEKFKGIEDFKLISFLIVK from the coding sequence ATGAAGGTTATTGACAACATAAACCATCGTCTGATAGACGACCTCAAAGAGAACATCAATAAGAAAGGCAAATTGGCTATTGCCGCATCGTCATTTTCAATTTACGCCTTTGAAGCCTTGCGAAAAGAACTGAAGGGTATTAATGAGTTGCGTTTTATTTTTACTTCACCGAGTTTTCTGCAAGAGAATCTGAAAAAAGAAGTACCTAAGTTTTTTATTCCTCATTTGTTTAAAGAAGCAGATCTATGTGGTGGAGAATTTGAATTGCGTTTAAGAAATCAGTTGACACAAAGAGCCATTGCAAAGGAATGCAGTAAATGGGTAAAAGAGAAGGTTAACTTCAAATCTAATAAACAAACCAATTACCCAATGCAGGGAATGATTCATTTAACAGATAAAGATGAGTCTTCTATTGCATGGAGTGGTGTGAACAGTTTTACAACGGCAGATTTGGGAATCACACCTAAAAAAGGATTTCCTACTTTGATTCACAAAACAGAATTCCCAAATAGTAGAGCATATTTGGATTGGTTTAATCAGGTTTGGGAAGATGATGAGAATCTGGAAGAAGTGACCGAAAAAGTTCAGCAATATTTTGAAAAAGCTTTTAAAGATAACAGTCCGGAGTTTATTTACTTTATTACATTGTATAATATTTTCAATGATTTTCTTGATGATTTAAGTATCGACAATCTTCCTGATGATAAAGTTGGTTTTAAAGATACTGTTGTCTGGAATAAGCTTTTTAATTTCCAGAAAGATGCGGTGATTGGTGCCATCAATAAACTGGAAAAATACAAAGGCTGTATTTTGGCAGACAGTGTAGGTTTAGGGAAAACTTTTTCAGCTTTGGGTATCATCAAATATTACGAAATGCGTAATAAAGATGTCTTGGTTCTCTGTCCCAAAAAACTTGAAGCCAACTGGAATACCTATCGCCATAATGACAAAACCAATATTTTAGCTAAAGACCGTTTTAATTATGATTTGCTTTTCCATACCGATTTGTCGAGAGATAAAGGAATGAGTAATGGGAGAAATCTAGCCAATGTCAATTGGGGAAATTATGGATTGGTGGTGATTGATGAGTCACATAATTTTAGAAATGCAGGTTTGACTTATTCCGAAAAAGAAAACCGTTATCAGGCTCTTTTGAGAAAGGTAATGCGTGAAGGTATCGAAACCAAAGTATTGATGCTTTCTGCCACACCAGTGAATAATAAATTTAATGACCTTAAAAATCAATTGGCACTAGCCTATGAAGGTAATTCGGAAATTATTGATGAGAAATTAGATACAGAATTAGGTATTGACAATATTTTCAAAAGAACTCAGAAAGCATTTAACGTTTGGACAAAACTAGATTTATCTGAAAGAACGACAGAAAAGCTTCTGGACATGTTGGATTTTGATTTTTTTGAGATATTAGATTCTCTTACCATTGCCCGATCCAGAAAACATATTACAACTTACTATGACACCACAGATATTGGTAAATTTCCTCAACGAAATAAGCCTGTATCAATAGAAAGTCCTTTAACGGTAGATCATTCTCTAACTTATGTGGAAATAGCTGAATTATTAGGACAATTGAATCTTTCAGTTTATACACCGCTGAAATACATTTTGCCAAGTCAGGTTTCAAAATATGCGGAACTTTATGATAAGCAAACCAAAGGTGGAAAGCTAACACAGGTTGATAGAGAAAAAAGCTTGAAGATTCTTATGCGAATCAACCTACTGAAACGAATTGAAAGTTCCATAGATTCATTCAGAATTACAACTAATGGTATTGTTTCACAAATAGAACAAACTGTAGGAGCTTTGTCAAAAGATGGTTTGGAGGATTTGATCAGTCCTCAGTTTGATACAGAAGATGAAAACTTTGACTGGGAGGCCAATTGGGGAGATGAAGAAAATGTTTTTGGGAAAAAAGTAAAAGTTCATCTTGCGGATATCGACCGCATGCAATGGAAAGAGGATTTGGAAGAAGATTTGAGTACCTTAAATGAACTTTTAAAGAAAGTTAATATAATAACTCCATCAGTAGATTATAAACTTCAGAAACTTATTTCGGCAATTAAGAATAAAGTAGAAAATCCGCATAATGCCAATAATAAGAAGGTTATTATTTTTACGGCATTTGCTGACACTGCAGATTACCTGTATAAAAATCTAAGTAAGGTTTTTAAAGATGAATTTCAAATTAATACAACTTTGATTACGGGATCACGACGAGTTACAACTGCTAAAACTATACCTACGGAACTCAATGCATTATTGACTTGTTTTTCTCCAAAGTCTAAAGGTAAAGACTTGATCTTTCCAACAATTATTGAAGAAATTGATATTCTCATAGCTACGGACTGTATTTCTGAGGGTCAAAATTTACAGGATTGTGATTATCTGATTAATTATGATATTCACTGGAATCCAGTTCGAATTATTCAACGTTTTGGCAGGATAGATAGAATTGGCTCAACCAACGAAACAATTACCTTGGTCAACTTTTGGCCCGATATCACATTAGATAATTATATTAATTTAAAACAAAGAGTGGAAGATAGGATGCTTATTTCAGATATGGCGAGTACAGCTGATGATAATATTCTGAAAGAGAATCAAAAAGATTTGGAATACCGTAAAATTCAGTTAAAAAAACTACAAGATGAAGTTACAGACTTGGAAGATTTACGAGAAGGAATTGATATAACAGATTTAGGACTAAATGATTTTAGAATCGATTTATCCAATTTCATTAAGGAATATGGAGAGCTAGTTAATATCCCTGAAGGAATACACGCAGTTATTCGTTCTACAGAAATTTTGAAACCTGGAGTGATATATGTTTTGAAGAATATTAACGAAAGTATCAATATCAATAAGCTAAATCGATTACATCCTTTTTATTTAGTTTATATCAGTGATGAGGGGGAGTTATTGTTTAATCATATTGATTCTAAGAAAATCTTGGATGCTATTCGGATGTTATGTAAAGGAGTAAAAGAACCTATAACTGCATTGTGTGAGGAACTTAACAAAGAAACTGAAGAGTATCATGATATGTCAATTTATTCAGAATTATTAAAGAAATCCATCGCAACTATTTTAGAAACTGAAGATGAAAAAGAAGTTTTGAGCTTATTCAAATCTGGCGGCACCAACGTGATGAAAGAAAAGTTTAAGGGTATTGAGGATTTTAAATTAATCTCGTTTTTAATTGTAAAATAA